In Cyanobacteriota bacterium, the genomic window GGATCATAGTGCAGATAGCAGTTGCTGTAGCGGGGGCTAGAAGCACACCATTGCGGTAGTGACCCGTTGCCAGCAGTACCCTAGGCTGATGGGGCAATGA contains:
- a CDS encoding FAD-dependent oxidoreductase; translated protein: SLPHQPRVLLATGHYRNGVLLAPATATAICTMIQARCCD